From the Candidatus Methanosuratincola sp. genome, the window CTCCTCGCCCTTCATCCATAGCCTCTTCCTGGATCTCGACCAGTAGTGCATCAACCCGGTGTTGAGGGTCCTCCGCAAGGCCTCCTCGTTCATGAAAGCGAGCATCAGTACCCTCCCGTCCTCGCCGACAGCTACTGCCGGGATGATGCCCCCCAGCTTAGCGAAGTCTAGGGACTTGACTAGCCTTTCGATCTCTTCCCCTTCCAACCTCACGCCTTCGGATTTGTCCGCCTCCATCCTACGCATCTCCTCCATATTTCTCCTGTACTCACCAACCGCGCATCCCGTCTATCAGCAATGCGGCGCTCAATTTTTTACTTTCCCAGCCCTTGCGACCCTCACGGGAACACCCCTCTCCGCGAGGTACGCCTTGACCTCTCCTACGGTGTACTCTCCGTAGTGGAATATTGACGCAGCGAGGGCTGCATCGGCCCTTCCTGCGGTGAGCGCTTCGTAAATGTGGGCAGGACTCCCGGCCCCTCCTGAAGCAATAACGGGTATGTTTACGCTCTCCGAGACCAGGCGCGTCAGCTCGAGGTCGTAGCCGTCCTTTGACCCGTCAAAGTCCATGCTGGTCAGGAGGATCTCACCGGCGCCCATCTCCTCCGCCTTCACCGCCCAAGTTATCGCGTCGATGCCTGTCGCCCTCCTCCCCCCGTGCGTGTAGACCTCCCATCTGCCGTCTCCGACCCTCTTTGCATCTATCGCGACGACCATGCACTGGCTCCCGAAGATCTCGGCCCCTTCGGCGATGAGCCTTGGGTTCTGGACCGCGGCCGTATTGAGCGAGACCTTGTCCGCCCCCGCCATCAGCACCCTCCGAACGTCTGCGTAGTTCCTTACGCCCCCTCCCACTGTGAACGGGATCGACAGTTCATAGGCGGTCTTCCTCACCATCTCTATCACGGTCTCCCTGTTG encodes:
- the hisF gene encoding imidazole glycerol phosphate synthase subunit HisF, with product MTLTKRIIPCLDVDRGRVVKGIKFVNLRDAGDPVEQALEYERQGADEIVFLDITASSDNRETVIEMVRKTAYELSIPFTVGGGVRNYADVRRVLMAGADKVSLNTAAVQNPRLIAEGAEIFGSQCMVVAIDAKRVGDGRWEVYTHGGRRATGIDAITWAVKAEEMGAGEILLTSMDFDGSKDGYDLELTRLVSESVNIPVIASGGAGSPAHIYEALTAGRADAALAASIFHYGEYTVGEVKAYLAERGVPVRVARAGKVKN